In one window of Streptomyces sp. NBC_01224 DNA:
- a CDS encoding serine hydrolase domain-containing protein — MTTRPRALRRRAVTTVALAALTSGLAAAPAATAMPRAVTAHNSSPNSTGTRDPAAVRMLLATLPDGVTDAALVRVAGRGMRTPFTGTAGPVATDARFPVGSVTKIFTDAVVLQLVAEHRIGIDEHVRPHLPGLIPAAYGDVTVRQLLDHTSDLPRPVQVPLDPHGVVAASFEADASARPGHIPAPGDAQQYNGLNSFVAGLLVEEVTGRPFVHELDRRILWPLALRHTGLSEDPTIAWAWAEGGLSSTAADLDAFLKALLDGRILPPAQQKHLFEVPAVSSAGENTSCLTSAACFSAGGLMRIELNGTKVWGKTGSSGGWTSGVFVSTEHRLRTVYTLRPDALATPAQQRARVESVVEAALTTTRPLADY; from the coding sequence ATGACCACACGTCCCCGCGCCCTCCGTCGTCGCGCCGTCACCACCGTGGCTCTGGCCGCACTCACGTCCGGTCTGGCGGCTGCGCCTGCGGCCACGGCCATGCCTCGCGCGGTCACGGCCCACAATTCCTCCCCCAACTCGACCGGCACCCGCGACCCTGCTGCCGTGAGAATGCTGCTGGCCACTCTCCCCGACGGAGTGACGGACGCGGCTCTCGTACGCGTTGCCGGCCGGGGCATGCGCACCCCGTTCACGGGGACGGCCGGACCAGTGGCGACGGACGCCCGGTTCCCAGTGGGCAGCGTGACCAAGATCTTCACCGACGCCGTGGTGCTGCAGCTGGTCGCCGAGCACAGGATCGGCATCGATGAGCACGTCCGCCCCCACCTGCCCGGACTGATCCCCGCCGCCTACGGCGACGTGACCGTACGCCAACTCCTGGACCACACCAGCGACCTGCCCCGACCGGTCCAGGTTCCGCTCGATCCGCACGGAGTGGTGGCCGCCTCCTTCGAAGCGGACGCCTCGGCCCGCCCGGGCCATATCCCGGCCCCCGGAGACGCCCAGCAGTACAACGGGCTGAACAGCTTCGTTGCCGGGCTGCTCGTGGAAGAGGTGACCGGCCGGCCCTTCGTCCATGAGCTCGACCGGCGGATCCTGTGGCCACTGGCCCTCCGCCACACCGGGCTCTCCGAGGACCCGACGATCGCCTGGGCCTGGGCGGAGGGCGGGCTGTCGTCCACCGCGGCCGATCTCGACGCGTTCCTGAAGGCCCTGCTGGACGGACGGATCCTCCCGCCGGCACAGCAGAAGCACCTCTTCGAGGTACCTGCGGTATCCAGCGCCGGCGAGAACACCAGCTGCCTCACGTCCGCGGCATGCTTCAGTGCCGGCGGCCTGATGAGAATCGAACTGAACGGCACCAAGGTCTGGGGCAAGACCGGTTCCAGCGGCGGCTGGACCAGCGGCGTCTTCGTGAGCACCGAACACCGCCTCCGGACGGTCTACACCCTGCGGCCCGACGCCCTGGCCACTCCCGCGCAGCAACGTGCCCGAGTTGAGTCAGTGGTCGAGGCGGCCCTCACCACCACGAGGCCACTGGCCGACTACTGA
- a CDS encoding ATP-binding protein, whose protein sequence is MTAATYQYVDLPDASVVTTRALLTARENITDTVAARAMMCIHGGAGFGKTLAVNTCLRNLEPHEDVRKITFRARPTARAVRYELFTALDLAGEPPRHPSEFDRLLKTALAERPRTFLVDEAQWLNGEACG, encoded by the coding sequence GTGACCGCGGCCACCTACCAGTACGTCGACCTGCCCGATGCGTCCGTGGTCACCACCCGCGCCCTGCTCACCGCCCGGGAGAACATCACCGACACCGTCGCCGCCCGCGCCATGATGTGCATCCACGGCGGCGCCGGCTTCGGCAAGACCCTCGCCGTCAACACCTGCCTGCGAAACCTCGAACCGCACGAGGACGTCCGCAAGATCACCTTCCGGGCCCGGCCCACCGCCCGAGCGGTGCGCTACGAACTGTTCACCGCGCTCGACCTGGCCGGGGAACCACCGCGCCACCCCAGCGAGTTCGACCGCCTGCTGAAAACCGCCCTGGCCGAGCGCCCCCGTACCTTCCTGGTGGATGAGGCCCAGTGGCTCAACGGGGAGGCGTGTGGATGA
- a CDS encoding transposase: protein MRRLLALRVRGELKTGHVRVAADALGVSERTVWRWLAEAGRDERAADEPGARAQTGTRFTITPEVRALLALWKGNVAAVQRELAARAAGRPVADVGTQAGPPPGTALPPDVPSLTTLHRAIRRDLMPGERAGLAGGERAARKHDVFLARPRGWRNQVWETDHMQAPVLVDVEGKARRPWITWFTDCATNAITGVAVTPVHPSRESVLAALRSAVLREEPYGPFGGLPEKVRVDRGKDFLSRTVTAAFDLLDVTVEDLPAYTPHLKGTVEGLNRAVESMFLAALPGYARQPRPGKRASRPKDEVLLGFEDFTARLLAWTLWWNTEHRPAPLRGKTPLEAWQDDPTPLRDVPATDLWTFTLEDAGTRTLTTRGIRFRKRDYVGPWMTGQAGIQVRVRFMPHHDHRIEVYHAATGRYLGPADLADQATDEQISAVRRARAARTRRLKKDLEASQRERYAAVNQPEAPRRLGALTTAQAEAELAQTADTDLAQIALPDLIPPAAPPADWRTPASLAALTTPGLPVPLPSGRDSTATAPDGSDGRAARPTTDEDGDAS from the coding sequence GTGCGTCGGCTGCTCGCTCTGCGGGTGCGGGGCGAGCTGAAGACCGGCCATGTCCGGGTGGCGGCGGATGCGCTGGGGGTGTCGGAGCGCACCGTGTGGCGGTGGCTGGCCGAAGCCGGCCGCGACGAACGGGCAGCTGACGAGCCCGGGGCACGGGCCCAGACCGGCACGAGGTTCACGATCACACCGGAGGTCCGCGCGCTGCTGGCGCTGTGGAAGGGCAATGTCGCCGCGGTGCAGCGTGAGCTCGCTGCCCGCGCGGCCGGGCGCCCAGTAGCTGATGTCGGTACACAGGCCGGGCCGCCGCCGGGTACAGCTCTGCCGCCGGATGTGCCGTCGTTGACGACGCTGCACCGGGCGATCCGTCGTGATCTGATGCCGGGGGAGCGGGCCGGGCTTGCGGGTGGGGAGCGGGCGGCGCGCAAGCATGATGTGTTCCTGGCCCGGCCGCGGGGCTGGCGCAACCAGGTGTGGGAGACCGACCACATGCAGGCGCCGGTGCTGGTCGATGTCGAGGGCAAGGCCCGCAGGCCGTGGATCACCTGGTTCACCGACTGCGCCACCAACGCGATCACCGGGGTGGCCGTCACGCCGGTGCATCCGTCGCGGGAGTCGGTGCTGGCCGCGCTGCGCTCTGCGGTCCTGCGGGAGGAGCCCTACGGTCCGTTCGGTGGTCTGCCGGAGAAGGTACGGGTGGACCGCGGCAAGGACTTCTTGTCCAGGACGGTGACCGCCGCGTTCGATCTCCTGGACGTGACGGTGGAGGACCTGCCCGCCTACACCCCCCACCTCAAGGGCACCGTGGAGGGCCTCAACCGGGCGGTGGAGAGCATGTTCCTGGCCGCGCTGCCCGGCTACGCCCGCCAGCCCCGCCCCGGCAAACGGGCTTCCCGCCCGAAGGACGAAGTGCTGCTCGGCTTCGAGGACTTCACCGCCCGGCTGCTGGCCTGGACGCTCTGGTGGAACACCGAGCACCGCCCGGCGCCGCTGCGGGGCAAGACTCCGCTTGAGGCGTGGCAGGACGATCCCACCCCGCTGCGGGACGTGCCCGCAACAGATCTGTGGACGTTCACCCTGGAGGACGCCGGCACTCGCACGCTGACCACCCGCGGCATCCGCTTCAGGAAACGCGACTACGTGGGGCCGTGGATGACCGGCCAGGCCGGGATCCAGGTCAGGGTCCGCTTCATGCCCCACCACGACCACCGCATCGAGGTCTACCACGCCGCCACTGGCCGCTACCTGGGTCCCGCGGACCTGGCCGACCAGGCCACCGACGAACAGATCAGCGCTGTACGAAGAGCGCGGGCCGCCCGCACCCGCCGCCTGAAGAAGGACCTGGAGGCCTCCCAACGCGAGCGCTACGCCGCCGTGAACCAGCCGGAGGCGCCTCGGCGGCTCGGCGCGCTGACCACCGCGCAGGCCGAGGCGGAACTTGCCCAGACTGCCGACACCGACCTCGCGCAGATCGCGCTGCCGGACCTCATCCCGCCCGCCGCGCCCCCGGCCGACTGGCGCACCCCAGCTTCCCTGGCCGCGCTGACCACGCCAGGCCTGCCCGTCCCGCTCCCGTCCGGCCGTGACTCCACCGCTACAGCCCCGGACGGCTCGGACGGACGGGCCGCACGTCCCACCACCGACGAAGACGGAGACGCCTCGTGA
- a CDS encoding ATP-binding protein, whose amino-acid sequence MGERELEGLVSVSRPVLVGRLLQLDAAGGVTSAHVRAGAQLAGVHPRTVWRWVEAARSEGRVERRRRSRFELSEEAWEVLAQAGGNVSVFYRHLKECGDGDAGVSLASVYRAVQRELASGRVLPDRAVVRRARAEREARQALADLAVAGVGTGTPSACAAAGPAELTPAGREAAPAGDVPGVVVPMGAQAVRTASVRAVAEAVGQAMAAGGAACVFGDAGRGKTVALRMALSDPPVGWGVSWVRVPVRPSVSELRRAVFEALVLPGRFPHRSAEADERIVGALDEARVLVVDEAQRLPAPCLEYLQSLWDHPQARVALVLCGAGSERAVARVPQLASRVCAWQEVGRLAGSEVAATVSAFHPLWAGVAGGEVAWIDQSCTHGVFRTWAALTTHLQNALLTVPDATVDRALLRRLFRRLSPPV is encoded by the coding sequence GTGGGGGAGCGGGAGCTTGAGGGCTTGGTCTCGGTGTCGCGGCCGGTGTTGGTGGGGCGGTTGCTTCAGCTGGATGCGGCTGGTGGTGTGACGTCGGCGCATGTGCGGGCGGGGGCGCAGTTGGCGGGGGTGCATCCGCGGACGGTGTGGCGGTGGGTGGAGGCGGCGCGCAGTGAGGGCCGTGTGGAGCGTCGGAGGCGTTCCCGGTTCGAGTTGTCGGAGGAGGCGTGGGAGGTACTGGCGCAGGCGGGCGGCAATGTGTCTGTGTTCTACCGGCATTTGAAGGAGTGCGGGGACGGGGATGCGGGAGTGTCGCTGGCTTCGGTGTACCGAGCGGTTCAGCGTGAGCTGGCCTCGGGGCGGGTGTTGCCGGACCGTGCCGTGGTACGCCGGGCGCGGGCTGAGCGGGAGGCCCGGCAGGCTCTGGCAGACCTTGCCGTCGCGGGTGTGGGCACCGGCACGCCGTCTGCTTGTGCCGCGGCTGGTCCGGCTGAGCTGACGCCCGCAGGGCGGGAGGCCGCGCCGGCGGGGGACGTGCCGGGCGTGGTGGTGCCGATGGGGGCTCAGGCGGTGCGTACGGCGTCGGTGCGTGCGGTGGCCGAGGCGGTGGGGCAGGCGATGGCGGCCGGGGGCGCGGCGTGTGTGTTCGGGGATGCGGGGCGGGGCAAGACGGTGGCGCTGCGGATGGCGCTGTCGGATCCGCCGGTGGGCTGGGGCGTGTCGTGGGTGCGGGTGCCGGTGCGTCCGTCGGTGTCGGAACTGCGGCGGGCGGTGTTCGAGGCTCTGGTGTTGCCGGGCCGGTTTCCGCACCGTTCGGCCGAGGCCGATGAGCGGATCGTCGGCGCCCTGGACGAGGCTCGGGTGCTGGTGGTGGATGAGGCACAACGGTTGCCAGCGCCGTGTCTGGAGTATCTGCAGTCGTTGTGGGACCACCCGCAGGCCCGGGTGGCGCTGGTGCTGTGCGGGGCGGGTAGCGAGCGCGCGGTGGCGCGTGTGCCGCAGTTGGCGTCGCGGGTCTGCGCGTGGCAGGAGGTAGGGCGTCTCGCCGGGAGCGAGGTGGCTGCGACGGTGTCTGCCTTTCATCCGCTGTGGGCTGGCGTCGCGGGTGGGGAGGTGGCGTGGATCGACCAGTCCTGCACGCACGGTGTCTTCCGTACCTGGGCTGCCTTGACGACGCATCTGCAGAACGCGCTGCTTACCGTGCCGGATGCGACGGTGGACCGGGCGCTGCTGCGGCGTCTGTTCCGGCGTTTGAGCCCTCCGGTCTGA
- a CDS encoding integrase encodes MPAPPSWWSDLAVHLAAHRHPIYAADLIATTARLLLHAESCDPCSLLARAKSDAPELVGALTDFFRTHGHLDPPPRRSDRRATERRARRIEATPTPLRPQAKKFAAFLLRQREQAEQLGLRPNQLKTIEIRLTAVRDLALHLHTEGHTNWASVTTAHLESFLALNPALRASRLAGLRQFFAYAHYSKAILHNPTDPINAVQHRGFKGPTLTLTQQRTLYQRWTTHHDIHPHEAFIGLAALLHAATITELRQLSDTGINPHHHSVHFPGRSLAIPLDDATWTALQRCQEHRHQLGSDNPHLLVTRLTRTHHGPAGAAHIRDTLAPTGLRPRILRSTRLLTLADELDAKTLTTSLGMSYAGVAHYRPSPNLTKPI; translated from the coding sequence ATGCCCGCCCCGCCCTCCTGGTGGAGCGACCTCGCCGTACACCTCGCAGCGCACCGACACCCGATCTACGCGGCCGACCTCATCGCCACCACCGCGCGCCTGCTCCTCCACGCCGAGTCCTGCGACCCCTGCAGCCTCCTCGCCCGCGCTAAAAGCGATGCCCCCGAACTCGTCGGAGCGCTCACCGACTTCTTCCGCACCCACGGCCACCTCGACCCACCACCACGCCGCTCCGACAGACGAGCAACAGAACGCCGAGCCCGCCGCATCGAGGCCACACCCACCCCTCTGCGCCCCCAGGCCAAGAAGTTCGCCGCCTTCCTCCTGCGACAGCGCGAGCAAGCCGAACAACTGGGACTACGCCCCAACCAGCTGAAAACCATCGAGATCCGACTTACTGCCGTCCGCGACCTGGCCCTCCACCTCCACACCGAGGGCCACACGAACTGGGCCAGTGTCACCACCGCCCATCTGGAATCCTTCCTGGCCCTCAACCCGGCCCTCCGCGCATCCCGACTCGCGGGACTGCGCCAGTTCTTCGCGTACGCCCACTACTCCAAAGCCATCCTCCACAACCCCACCGACCCCATAAATGCCGTACAGCACAGGGGATTCAAAGGTCCCACCCTCACCCTGACCCAGCAGCGCACCCTGTACCAGCGGTGGACCACCCACCACGACATACACCCGCACGAGGCATTCATCGGCCTCGCCGCCCTGCTCCACGCAGCAACCATCACCGAGCTGCGCCAGCTCTCTGACACCGGGATCAACCCCCATCACCACAGCGTCCACTTCCCCGGCAGATCCCTGGCCATCCCGCTCGACGACGCGACCTGGACCGCACTCCAACGCTGCCAAGAACACCGACACCAACTGGGCTCGGACAACCCCCACCTGCTCGTCACTCGGCTCACCCGCACCCACCACGGCCCCGCCGGCGCCGCTCACATCCGCGACACCCTCGCCCCTACTGGCCTCCGGCCCCGCATCCTGCGCTCTACTCGCCTGCTCACCCTCGCCGATGAACTCGACGCCAAGACCCTCACCACCTCACTGGGGATGTCCTACGCAGGAGTCGCCCACTACCGGCCCAGCCCGAACCTCACCAAACCAATATGA
- a CDS encoding tyrosine-type recombinase/integrase, which yields MAGKPFLRLVEGGLCGPAPEAGQVPDVWAFQTRCVQAFASTWTARGFAPTTIGCYTSLLQRVLDHYDRPVWQIEPADVDAMLHSLVVAGRAAGTRRQYLQMLRTFHTFIQARYATEIRTLYGTPVANPLDRFNRLRHVFDDTPRILPPTAERLTAFFAFARQRLTTTSDYPAAARDYALLRTLYHSAPRVSEAIRFDQCDVHPALGPTGKLHVRFGKAANTSGPRPRWAPMLDGLDQILAWYLGDVRPFFPDTAPLFCDAHGQPLKPDTVRDRLCHLLDLEGRPADDRFTPHDLRRACATHTTRRAWTCSPSSSSSVTGTSPRRWPTCGPRSPSSKTPGAAPRRPPSLTWPADPRAGHP from the coding sequence GTGGCGGGGAAGCCGTTTCTTCGGCTGGTCGAGGGCGGGCTCTGCGGCCCTGCTCCCGAGGCCGGGCAGGTACCCGATGTGTGGGCGTTCCAGACCCGCTGCGTGCAGGCATTCGCCTCGACATGGACAGCGAGAGGCTTCGCTCCCACCACGATCGGCTGCTACACGTCGCTGCTGCAACGGGTGCTGGACCACTATGACCGGCCGGTGTGGCAGATCGAGCCGGCCGATGTGGACGCGATGCTCCACTCCCTGGTGGTGGCGGGGCGGGCGGCGGGGACCAGACGCCAGTACCTGCAGATGCTCCGCACGTTCCACACCTTCATCCAGGCCCGCTACGCCACCGAGATCCGCACCCTGTACGGCACCCCAGTGGCCAACCCGCTGGACCGGTTCAACCGGCTGCGCCATGTCTTCGACGACACCCCGCGCATCCTGCCGCCCACCGCCGAGCGCCTCACCGCGTTTTTCGCCTTCGCCCGCCAGCGCCTGACCACCACGTCCGACTACCCGGCCGCGGCAAGGGACTACGCACTGCTGCGCACCCTCTACCACTCCGCTCCCAGAGTGAGCGAAGCCATTCGCTTCGACCAATGCGACGTCCATCCCGCACTCGGCCCGACAGGCAAACTCCACGTCCGATTCGGCAAGGCGGCCAACACCTCGGGGCCCCGCCCGAGATGGGCACCCATGCTCGACGGACTGGACCAGATCCTCGCCTGGTACCTGGGAGACGTACGCCCCTTCTTCCCCGACACCGCCCCGCTGTTCTGCGACGCCCACGGCCAGCCGCTGAAGCCGGACACCGTACGCGACCGCCTCTGCCACCTCCTGGACCTGGAAGGCCGCCCCGCAGACGACCGGTTCACCCCGCACGATCTGCGCCGGGCCTGCGCGACCCACACTACGAGAAGGGCATGGACCTGCTCACCGTCCAGCAGCTCCTCGGTCACTGGCACATCGCCTCGACGATGGCCTACGTGCGGCCCTCGCTCACCTTCGTCGAAGACGCCTGGCGCCGCGCCACGTCGACCGCCGTCACTAACCTGGCCAGCTGACCCCAGGGCAGGACACCCATGA
- a CDS encoding IS630 family transposase translates to MPPRANAEFAARMEDVLAVYARPYDPARPVVCMDEKPYQLLDHARDPLPARPGHDACQDSEYIRCGTCSIFVWVEPLRGWRRVQALSQRTRIDWAGQVKQLLSVDYPDAEAVVLVMDNLNTHGIASLYEAFEPEEAFALAQRLEIHHTPKHGSWLNIAEIELSALTRQCLDRRIGDLDILNTELSAWQNATNTEQRHVDWQFTTHDARIKLRHLYPKN, encoded by the coding sequence ATCCCACCACGAGCGAACGCGGAGTTCGCGGCCCGGATGGAAGACGTGCTGGCCGTCTACGCCCGGCCCTATGACCCGGCACGTCCGGTGGTGTGCATGGACGAGAAGCCCTACCAGCTCCTCGACCATGCCCGCGACCCGCTCCCGGCCCGCCCTGGTCACGACGCGTGCCAGGACAGCGAGTACATCCGCTGCGGCACGTGCTCGATCTTCGTGTGGGTCGAACCCCTGCGCGGGTGGCGTCGAGTTCAGGCACTGTCCCAGCGGACCCGGATCGACTGGGCCGGCCAGGTCAAGCAGCTGCTGAGCGTGGATTACCCCGACGCCGAGGCCGTGGTGCTGGTGATGGACAACCTCAACACCCACGGCATCGCCTCACTGTACGAGGCATTCGAACCAGAAGAGGCCTTCGCCCTGGCCCAACGCCTCGAGATCCACCACACGCCCAAACACGGGTCATGGCTCAACATCGCCGAGATCGAACTCTCCGCGCTGACCCGGCAATGTCTCGACCGCCGGATCGGCGACCTCGACATCCTCAACACTGAACTCTCGGCCTGGCAGAACGCCACCAACACCGAACAACGCCACGTGGACTGGCAGTTCACCACCCACGACGCACGCATCAAACTGCGCCACCTCTATCCCAAAAATTAG
- the tpg gene encoding telomere-protecting terminal protein Tpg produces the protein MGEISDGIERALLTRPVPTGASALRFLMRAEKGSTKKVARLLGVSQRTVQRWVTKKPGTRRPPGAQHAQAIEEAVLARWQPRIRARRRAQAEAEGFVFHTRARFGFAAPAGSSDDPRVRWITQYLPGEVARELFAARDAGAGEQQQMVILARALGHAYFRDGGHRAHGLHIAFSDLEFADFSIG, from the coding sequence GTGGGGGAGATCAGCGACGGAATTGAGCGAGCGCTGCTGACGCGCCCGGTACCTACAGGCGCCTCGGCACTGCGTTTCCTCATGAGGGCCGAGAAGGGCTCCACGAAGAAGGTGGCACGCCTCCTGGGCGTTTCACAGCGCACCGTGCAGCGGTGGGTGACAAAGAAGCCCGGAACACGTCGTCCGCCAGGTGCGCAGCATGCCCAGGCGATCGAGGAAGCGGTCCTGGCTCGGTGGCAGCCCCGAATACGGGCCCGTCGGCGTGCCCAGGCCGAGGCGGAGGGCTTCGTCTTCCACACCAGGGCGCGATTCGGGTTCGCGGCTCCTGCAGGCTCCTCGGACGACCCGCGGGTGCGGTGGATCACCCAGTACCTGCCTGGAGAGGTCGCCCGGGAACTCTTCGCCGCCCGGGATGCCGGCGCAGGCGAGCAGCAGCAGATGGTGATCCTCGCTCGCGCGCTGGGGCACGCCTACTTCCGCGACGGGGGCCACCGCGCCCACGGCCTGCACATCGCCTTCAGCGACCTCGAGTTCGCCGACTTCTCGATCGGCTGA
- a CDS encoding helix-turn-helix domain-containing protein produces MTTPPPLHAVEPMPPPPQVEWRLRMTAAQRGIWTGTELRRLLAERAGLELSAASVSALFTKQPSQVKLSTLAALCAALDCTPGDLLTVGEPAIPPPPGPRTTPPPRQQPVPSHRSLPPL; encoded by the coding sequence ATGACCACACCACCCCCTCTGCACGCCGTCGAGCCCATGCCCCCGCCACCGCAGGTGGAGTGGAGACTTCGGATGACCGCGGCACAGCGCGGTATCTGGACCGGCACCGAACTGCGCCGCCTGCTCGCCGAGCGGGCCGGTCTCGAGCTGTCTGCGGCATCGGTGTCCGCCCTGTTCACCAAACAGCCCTCCCAGGTGAAGCTCTCTACCCTGGCCGCCCTGTGCGCCGCCCTGGACTGCACCCCAGGCGACCTGCTTACCGTCGGCGAGCCCGCCATACCCCCACCACCTGGACCACGCACCACCCCACCACCTCGACAGCAGCCCGTGCCCAGCCACCGATCCCTGCCACCGCTGTGA